Proteins encoded in a region of the Tetrapisispora phaffii CBS 4417 chromosome 12, complete genome genome:
- the UBC1 gene encoding E2 ubiquitin-conjugating protein UBC1 (similar to Saccharomyces cerevisiae UBC1 (YDR177W); ancestral locus Anc_8.375), with protein MSRAKRIMKEMEAVRDDPEANIDLEFVSEADIHHLKGSFLGPPETPYEGGKFIVDIEVPMEYPFKPPKMKFDTKVYHPNISSVTGAICLDILKNAWSPVITLKSALISLQALLQSPEPNDPQDAEVAQHYLRDRESFNKTAALWTKLYANGGDANSSKGNVDQADLYGIDQSLVTEFENQGFEKDKIIEVLRRLGLKSLDPNDNETANKILEELLK; from the coding sequence atgTCTAGAGCTAAGAGAATTATGAAGGAGATGGAGGCCGTTAGGGACGATCCTGAGGCCAATATCGATTTAGAATTTGTCAGTGAAGCTGATattcatcatttgaaaGGTTCTTTCTTAGGTCCACCAGAAACCCCATATGAAGGTGGGAAATTCATTGTTGATATCGAGGTACCGATGGAGTACCCTTTCAAACCACCGAAGATGAAGTTTGATACTAAAGTTTATCATCCTAACATTTCTTCTGTCACTGGTGCGATTTGTTTggatattttgaagaatgCTTGGTCTCCTGTAATTACATTGAAATCTGCATTAATCTCTTTACAGGCTTTATTACAATCCCCAGAACCGAATGATCCACAAGATGCAGAGGTGGCTCAACATTATCTGCGAGACAGAGAGTCCTTCAACAAGACTGCTGCTTTGTGGACTAAATTATACGCTAATGGAGGCGATGCTAATAGCTCTAAAGGTAATGTCGATCAAGCTGATTTATACGGTATAGATCAAAGTCTAGTAACAGAATTTGAGAATCAAGGATTCGAGAAGGACAAGATTATCGAAGTCTTAAGAAGATTAGGTTTGAAATCGTTGGATCCAAACGATAATGAAACTGCCAACAAAATCTTggaagaattattaaaataa